One window of Hippoglossus stenolepis isolate QCI-W04-F060 chromosome 1, HSTE1.2, whole genome shotgun sequence genomic DNA carries:
- the tpcn2 gene encoding two pore channel protein 2 isoform X4: METDSLLTGSVNRAEADYGSSSGSEHGGAPSRRRMSYSAAEEACSVDRGAEDDDLYIQQAVVFIEDAIQKLRVRRLLRPFFLLQNSSLMKKTLKCIKRTLPEIASVILLLALHLCLFTMIGMLLFAKTEDSKKNREWEMHFRNLPNSLTSLLVLLTTANNPDVMIPAYSLNRGYSIFFVVFSVIGTYCLMNLLTAIIYNQFRGYLLMSVQTSIIRRRLGIRGAFQVLTCQGAQQSTEEHVGVDSVLEVMSRVQMESYYKAAITTEAQQYAEAGHMDREQFRKIFDELDKDQIKEHPPLPQYNSPVLQRLQLIFSHYYLNILGNAVALGNVMCICTVLVLNSEMSTAERDNFSLEIINLCFILYYLFEMSVKIFAFGWRGYLSYKNNIFDGCLTLLLLALQITICVTYWLRQAQGDPQRHYMSLWEMVRLVNMLIVFRFMRIIPDIKLMALVASTVLDLVKNLRAFAGILVVVYYVFAVFGIWLFQGAIKPPPEMSVISNTSMEKITSNFSMECGTYEQLEYWPNNFDDFAASIILLYNIMIVNNWQAFMDAYSRYTTEWAKVYFVCWWLTSSVMWVNLFVALILENFTYKWDRSHSCSVTDVERIRYETSVQLIFKEQIQEPTEEELVCQLHLHPHLHLH, translated from the exons AGGATGATGACCTCTACATCCAACAAGCTGTTGTCTTCATTGAGGATGCCATACAA AAACTGAGAGTGCGACGACTCCTTCGGCCCTTTTTCCTCCTGCAAAACTCCTCCCTGATGAAAAAGACATTGAAGTGCATCAAGAGGACTCTGCCTGAGATTGCTAG TGTCATCCTGTTGCTGGCGCTCCACCTCTGCCTCTTCACCATGATCGGCATGTTGCTGTTTGCTAAGACTGAG GATTCGAAGAAGAACAGGGAGTGGGAGATGCATTTCAGAAACCTGCCAAACTCTCTTACCTCTCTGCTGGTACTTCTCACCACAGCCAATAACCCTGATG TGATGATTCCTGCCTACTCTCTGAACAGAGGATACTCCATTTTCTTTGTCGTGTTCAGTGTAATCG GAACCTACTGTTTGATGAATCTACTGACAGCTATCATTTATAACCAGTTCAGGGGATATTTACtc ATGTCAGTCCAAACATCAATTATCAGGAGACGACTGGGGATCCGAGGTGCATTCCAAGTCCTCACCTGCCAAGGAGCCCAACAGTCCACTga GGAGCATGTTGGTGTTGATTCGGTGCTGGAGGTGATGTCCAGAGTCCAGATGGAAAGCTACTACAAAGCAGCCATTACTACG GAGGCACAGCAGTATGCAGAAGCCGGCCACATGGATCGAGAGCAGTTCAGAAAGATATTTGATGAGCTGGATAAAGATCAAATCAAGGAG CACCCTCCCTTGCCTCAGTACAACTCTCCAGTCCTGCAGAGGCTCCAGCTGATCTTCAGTCACTACTATCTCAATATACTTGGCAATGCAGTGGCACTGGGCAATGTCATGTGCATATGT actgTCCTTGTATTAAACTCTGAAATgtccacagcagagagagacaacTTCTCGTTGGAG ATTATCAACCTGTGCTTCATCCTCTACTACTTGTTTGAAATGAGTGTCAAGATCTTTGCCTTCGGTTGGAGAGGATACCTCTCCTACAAGAACAACATCTTTGATGGCTGCCTTACCCTCCTGCTACTG GCTCTACAGATCACTATTTGTGTTACCTACTGGCTTCGTCAGGCACAGGG GGACCCACAGAGACATTACATGTCTCTGTGGGAGATGGTTCGTTTGGTCAACATGCTGATCGTCTTCCGCTTCATGCGCATTATCCCAGATATCAAG CTCATGGCTTTGGTTGCAAGCACGGTGTTGGACCTGGTGAAAAATCTTCGAGCCTTTGCAGGGATACTGGTG GTGGTGTACtatgtgtttgctgtgtttgggaTCTGGCTGTTTCAAGGAGCCATTAAACCTCCTCCAGAGATGAG TGTGATCTCCAATACCTCCATGGAGAAAATCACCTCCAACTTCAGTATGGAGTGTGGCACATATGAACAGCTCGAATACTGGCCAAACAACTTTGATGACTTTGCT gCATCCATCATTTTGCTGTATAATATCATGATAGTTAACAACTGGCAGGCCTTCATGGACGCATACAGTAGATACACCACAGA atgGGCCAAGGTCTACTTTGTGTGTTGGTGGCTCACCTCCTCTGTCATGTGGGTCAACTTGTTTGTGGCGCTCATCTTAGAG AACTTCACCTACAAGTGGGACCGGAGTCACAGCTGCTCTGTAACAGATGTTGAGAGAATCCGATATGAAACGTCCGTCCAGCTTATATTCAA GGAGCAAATCCAGGAGCCAACAGAGGAGGAGTTAGTTTGTCAACTACACCTACATCCCCACTTACACCTACActag
- the tpcn2 gene encoding two pore channel protein 2 isoform X1, which yields METDSLLTGSVNRAEADYGSSSGSEHGGAPSRRRMSYSAAEEACSVDRGAGECRGEDDDLYIQQAVVFIEDAIQYRSINHRVDASSLCLYRWYYSRLGQWGLGLTIAVLLLLAFVERPSSLSVSSDPRYRSPAWEPPCGFTESFEMVCLIIFSLDLTVKSYLIGWEEFRKSKWLIGYTVVLSASIIDWMLSVSMVCDEKLRVRRLLRPFFLLQNSSLMKKTLKCIKRTLPEIASVILLLALHLCLFTMIGMLLFAKTEDSKKNREWEMHFRNLPNSLTSLLVLLTTANNPDVMIPAYSLNRGYSIFFVVFSVIGTYCLMNLLTAIIYNQFRGYLLMSVQTSIIRRRLGIRGAFQVLTCQGAQQSTEEHVGVDSVLEVMSRVQMESYYKAAITTEAQQYAEAGHMDREQFRKIFDELDKDQIKEHPPLPQYNSPVLQRLQLIFSHYYLNILGNAVALGNVMCICTVLVLNSEMSTAERDNFSLEIINLCFILYYLFEMSVKIFAFGWRGYLSYKNNIFDGCLTLLLLALQITICVTYWLRQAQGDPQRHYMSLWEMVRLVNMLIVFRFMRIIPDIKLMALVASTVLDLVKNLRAFAGILVVVYYVFAVFGIWLFQGAIKPPPEMSVISNTSMEKITSNFSMECGTYEQLEYWPNNFDDFAASIILLYNIMIVNNWQAFMDAYSRYTTEWAKVYFVCWWLTSSVMWVNLFVALILENFTYKWDRSHSCSVTDVERIRYETSVQLIFKEQIQEPTEEELVCQLHLHPHLHLH from the exons AGGATGATGACCTCTACATCCAACAAGCTGTTGTCTTCATTGAGGATGCCATACAA TACCGGTCCATCAACCACCGAGTAGATGCCAGCTCACTCTGCCTCTATCGATGGTACTACTCCCGTTTAGGCCAGTG GGGCTTGGGCCTGACAATtgcagtgttgttgttgctggcCTTTGTGGAGCGTCCctcctctttgtctgtctcctcagaCCCCCGATATCGCTCCCCAGCTTGGGAGCCTCCTTGCGGCTTCACTGAGAGCTTCGAGATGGTCTGCctcatcattttctctcttgACCTCACTGTCAAG AGCTACCTGATTGGCTGGGAGGAATTCAGGAAGAGCAAATGGCTAATTGGCTACACTGTTGTCCTTTCGGCCTCCATCATCGACTGGATGCTGTCTGTCAGCATGGTGTGTGATGAG AAACTGAGAGTGCGACGACTCCTTCGGCCCTTTTTCCTCCTGCAAAACTCCTCCCTGATGAAAAAGACATTGAAGTGCATCAAGAGGACTCTGCCTGAGATTGCTAG TGTCATCCTGTTGCTGGCGCTCCACCTCTGCCTCTTCACCATGATCGGCATGTTGCTGTTTGCTAAGACTGAG GATTCGAAGAAGAACAGGGAGTGGGAGATGCATTTCAGAAACCTGCCAAACTCTCTTACCTCTCTGCTGGTACTTCTCACCACAGCCAATAACCCTGATG TGATGATTCCTGCCTACTCTCTGAACAGAGGATACTCCATTTTCTTTGTCGTGTTCAGTGTAATCG GAACCTACTGTTTGATGAATCTACTGACAGCTATCATTTATAACCAGTTCAGGGGATATTTACtc ATGTCAGTCCAAACATCAATTATCAGGAGACGACTGGGGATCCGAGGTGCATTCCAAGTCCTCACCTGCCAAGGAGCCCAACAGTCCACTga GGAGCATGTTGGTGTTGATTCGGTGCTGGAGGTGATGTCCAGAGTCCAGATGGAAAGCTACTACAAAGCAGCCATTACTACG GAGGCACAGCAGTATGCAGAAGCCGGCCACATGGATCGAGAGCAGTTCAGAAAGATATTTGATGAGCTGGATAAAGATCAAATCAAGGAG CACCCTCCCTTGCCTCAGTACAACTCTCCAGTCCTGCAGAGGCTCCAGCTGATCTTCAGTCACTACTATCTCAATATACTTGGCAATGCAGTGGCACTGGGCAATGTCATGTGCATATGT actgTCCTTGTATTAAACTCTGAAATgtccacagcagagagagacaacTTCTCGTTGGAG ATTATCAACCTGTGCTTCATCCTCTACTACTTGTTTGAAATGAGTGTCAAGATCTTTGCCTTCGGTTGGAGAGGATACCTCTCCTACAAGAACAACATCTTTGATGGCTGCCTTACCCTCCTGCTACTG GCTCTACAGATCACTATTTGTGTTACCTACTGGCTTCGTCAGGCACAGGG GGACCCACAGAGACATTACATGTCTCTGTGGGAGATGGTTCGTTTGGTCAACATGCTGATCGTCTTCCGCTTCATGCGCATTATCCCAGATATCAAG CTCATGGCTTTGGTTGCAAGCACGGTGTTGGACCTGGTGAAAAATCTTCGAGCCTTTGCAGGGATACTGGTG GTGGTGTACtatgtgtttgctgtgtttgggaTCTGGCTGTTTCAAGGAGCCATTAAACCTCCTCCAGAGATGAG TGTGATCTCCAATACCTCCATGGAGAAAATCACCTCCAACTTCAGTATGGAGTGTGGCACATATGAACAGCTCGAATACTGGCCAAACAACTTTGATGACTTTGCT gCATCCATCATTTTGCTGTATAATATCATGATAGTTAACAACTGGCAGGCCTTCATGGACGCATACAGTAGATACACCACAGA atgGGCCAAGGTCTACTTTGTGTGTTGGTGGCTCACCTCCTCTGTCATGTGGGTCAACTTGTTTGTGGCGCTCATCTTAGAG AACTTCACCTACAAGTGGGACCGGAGTCACAGCTGCTCTGTAACAGATGTTGAGAGAATCCGATATGAAACGTCCGTCCAGCTTATATTCAA GGAGCAAATCCAGGAGCCAACAGAGGAGGAGTTAGTTTGTCAACTACACCTACATCCCCACTTACACCTACActag
- the tpcn2 gene encoding two pore channel protein 2 isoform X3, with the protein METDSLLTGSVNRAEADYGSSSGSEHGGAPSRRRMSYSAAEEACSVDRGAGECRGEDDDLYIQQAVVFIEDAIQKLRVRRLLRPFFLLQNSSLMKKTLKCIKRTLPEIASVILLLALHLCLFTMIGMLLFAKTEDSKKNREWEMHFRNLPNSLTSLLVLLTTANNPDVMIPAYSLNRGYSIFFVVFSVIGTYCLMNLLTAIIYNQFRGYLLMSVQTSIIRRRLGIRGAFQVLTCQGAQQSTEEHVGVDSVLEVMSRVQMESYYKAAITTEAQQYAEAGHMDREQFRKIFDELDKDQIKEHPPLPQYNSPVLQRLQLIFSHYYLNILGNAVALGNVMCICTVLVLNSEMSTAERDNFSLEIINLCFILYYLFEMSVKIFAFGWRGYLSYKNNIFDGCLTLLLLALQITICVTYWLRQAQGDPQRHYMSLWEMVRLVNMLIVFRFMRIIPDIKLMALVASTVLDLVKNLRAFAGILVVVYYVFAVFGIWLFQGAIKPPPEMSVISNTSMEKITSNFSMECGTYEQLEYWPNNFDDFAASIILLYNIMIVNNWQAFMDAYSRYTTEWAKVYFVCWWLTSSVMWVNLFVALILENFTYKWDRSHSCSVTDVERIRYETSVQLIFKEQIQEPTEEELVCQLHLHPHLHLH; encoded by the exons AGGATGATGACCTCTACATCCAACAAGCTGTTGTCTTCATTGAGGATGCCATACAA AAACTGAGAGTGCGACGACTCCTTCGGCCCTTTTTCCTCCTGCAAAACTCCTCCCTGATGAAAAAGACATTGAAGTGCATCAAGAGGACTCTGCCTGAGATTGCTAG TGTCATCCTGTTGCTGGCGCTCCACCTCTGCCTCTTCACCATGATCGGCATGTTGCTGTTTGCTAAGACTGAG GATTCGAAGAAGAACAGGGAGTGGGAGATGCATTTCAGAAACCTGCCAAACTCTCTTACCTCTCTGCTGGTACTTCTCACCACAGCCAATAACCCTGATG TGATGATTCCTGCCTACTCTCTGAACAGAGGATACTCCATTTTCTTTGTCGTGTTCAGTGTAATCG GAACCTACTGTTTGATGAATCTACTGACAGCTATCATTTATAACCAGTTCAGGGGATATTTACtc ATGTCAGTCCAAACATCAATTATCAGGAGACGACTGGGGATCCGAGGTGCATTCCAAGTCCTCACCTGCCAAGGAGCCCAACAGTCCACTga GGAGCATGTTGGTGTTGATTCGGTGCTGGAGGTGATGTCCAGAGTCCAGATGGAAAGCTACTACAAAGCAGCCATTACTACG GAGGCACAGCAGTATGCAGAAGCCGGCCACATGGATCGAGAGCAGTTCAGAAAGATATTTGATGAGCTGGATAAAGATCAAATCAAGGAG CACCCTCCCTTGCCTCAGTACAACTCTCCAGTCCTGCAGAGGCTCCAGCTGATCTTCAGTCACTACTATCTCAATATACTTGGCAATGCAGTGGCACTGGGCAATGTCATGTGCATATGT actgTCCTTGTATTAAACTCTGAAATgtccacagcagagagagacaacTTCTCGTTGGAG ATTATCAACCTGTGCTTCATCCTCTACTACTTGTTTGAAATGAGTGTCAAGATCTTTGCCTTCGGTTGGAGAGGATACCTCTCCTACAAGAACAACATCTTTGATGGCTGCCTTACCCTCCTGCTACTG GCTCTACAGATCACTATTTGTGTTACCTACTGGCTTCGTCAGGCACAGGG GGACCCACAGAGACATTACATGTCTCTGTGGGAGATGGTTCGTTTGGTCAACATGCTGATCGTCTTCCGCTTCATGCGCATTATCCCAGATATCAAG CTCATGGCTTTGGTTGCAAGCACGGTGTTGGACCTGGTGAAAAATCTTCGAGCCTTTGCAGGGATACTGGTG GTGGTGTACtatgtgtttgctgtgtttgggaTCTGGCTGTTTCAAGGAGCCATTAAACCTCCTCCAGAGATGAG TGTGATCTCCAATACCTCCATGGAGAAAATCACCTCCAACTTCAGTATGGAGTGTGGCACATATGAACAGCTCGAATACTGGCCAAACAACTTTGATGACTTTGCT gCATCCATCATTTTGCTGTATAATATCATGATAGTTAACAACTGGCAGGCCTTCATGGACGCATACAGTAGATACACCACAGA atgGGCCAAGGTCTACTTTGTGTGTTGGTGGCTCACCTCCTCTGTCATGTGGGTCAACTTGTTTGTGGCGCTCATCTTAGAG AACTTCACCTACAAGTGGGACCGGAGTCACAGCTGCTCTGTAACAGATGTTGAGAGAATCCGATATGAAACGTCCGTCCAGCTTATATTCAA GGAGCAAATCCAGGAGCCAACAGAGGAGGAGTTAGTTTGTCAACTACACCTACATCCCCACTTACACCTACActag
- the tpcn2 gene encoding two pore channel protein 2 isoform X2 encodes METDSLLTGSVNRAEADYGSSSGSEHGGAPSRRRMSYSAAEEACSVDRGAEDDDLYIQQAVVFIEDAIQYRSINHRVDASSLCLYRWYYSRLGQWGLGLTIAVLLLLAFVERPSSLSVSSDPRYRSPAWEPPCGFTESFEMVCLIIFSLDLTVKSYLIGWEEFRKSKWLIGYTVVLSASIIDWMLSVSMVCDEKLRVRRLLRPFFLLQNSSLMKKTLKCIKRTLPEIASVILLLALHLCLFTMIGMLLFAKTEDSKKNREWEMHFRNLPNSLTSLLVLLTTANNPDVMIPAYSLNRGYSIFFVVFSVIGTYCLMNLLTAIIYNQFRGYLLMSVQTSIIRRRLGIRGAFQVLTCQGAQQSTEEHVGVDSVLEVMSRVQMESYYKAAITTEAQQYAEAGHMDREQFRKIFDELDKDQIKEHPPLPQYNSPVLQRLQLIFSHYYLNILGNAVALGNVMCICTVLVLNSEMSTAERDNFSLEIINLCFILYYLFEMSVKIFAFGWRGYLSYKNNIFDGCLTLLLLALQITICVTYWLRQAQGDPQRHYMSLWEMVRLVNMLIVFRFMRIIPDIKLMALVASTVLDLVKNLRAFAGILVVVYYVFAVFGIWLFQGAIKPPPEMSVISNTSMEKITSNFSMECGTYEQLEYWPNNFDDFAASIILLYNIMIVNNWQAFMDAYSRYTTEWAKVYFVCWWLTSSVMWVNLFVALILENFTYKWDRSHSCSVTDVERIRYETSVQLIFKEQIQEPTEEELVCQLHLHPHLHLH; translated from the exons AGGATGATGACCTCTACATCCAACAAGCTGTTGTCTTCATTGAGGATGCCATACAA TACCGGTCCATCAACCACCGAGTAGATGCCAGCTCACTCTGCCTCTATCGATGGTACTACTCCCGTTTAGGCCAGTG GGGCTTGGGCCTGACAATtgcagtgttgttgttgctggcCTTTGTGGAGCGTCCctcctctttgtctgtctcctcagaCCCCCGATATCGCTCCCCAGCTTGGGAGCCTCCTTGCGGCTTCACTGAGAGCTTCGAGATGGTCTGCctcatcattttctctcttgACCTCACTGTCAAG AGCTACCTGATTGGCTGGGAGGAATTCAGGAAGAGCAAATGGCTAATTGGCTACACTGTTGTCCTTTCGGCCTCCATCATCGACTGGATGCTGTCTGTCAGCATGGTGTGTGATGAG AAACTGAGAGTGCGACGACTCCTTCGGCCCTTTTTCCTCCTGCAAAACTCCTCCCTGATGAAAAAGACATTGAAGTGCATCAAGAGGACTCTGCCTGAGATTGCTAG TGTCATCCTGTTGCTGGCGCTCCACCTCTGCCTCTTCACCATGATCGGCATGTTGCTGTTTGCTAAGACTGAG GATTCGAAGAAGAACAGGGAGTGGGAGATGCATTTCAGAAACCTGCCAAACTCTCTTACCTCTCTGCTGGTACTTCTCACCACAGCCAATAACCCTGATG TGATGATTCCTGCCTACTCTCTGAACAGAGGATACTCCATTTTCTTTGTCGTGTTCAGTGTAATCG GAACCTACTGTTTGATGAATCTACTGACAGCTATCATTTATAACCAGTTCAGGGGATATTTACtc ATGTCAGTCCAAACATCAATTATCAGGAGACGACTGGGGATCCGAGGTGCATTCCAAGTCCTCACCTGCCAAGGAGCCCAACAGTCCACTga GGAGCATGTTGGTGTTGATTCGGTGCTGGAGGTGATGTCCAGAGTCCAGATGGAAAGCTACTACAAAGCAGCCATTACTACG GAGGCACAGCAGTATGCAGAAGCCGGCCACATGGATCGAGAGCAGTTCAGAAAGATATTTGATGAGCTGGATAAAGATCAAATCAAGGAG CACCCTCCCTTGCCTCAGTACAACTCTCCAGTCCTGCAGAGGCTCCAGCTGATCTTCAGTCACTACTATCTCAATATACTTGGCAATGCAGTGGCACTGGGCAATGTCATGTGCATATGT actgTCCTTGTATTAAACTCTGAAATgtccacagcagagagagacaacTTCTCGTTGGAG ATTATCAACCTGTGCTTCATCCTCTACTACTTGTTTGAAATGAGTGTCAAGATCTTTGCCTTCGGTTGGAGAGGATACCTCTCCTACAAGAACAACATCTTTGATGGCTGCCTTACCCTCCTGCTACTG GCTCTACAGATCACTATTTGTGTTACCTACTGGCTTCGTCAGGCACAGGG GGACCCACAGAGACATTACATGTCTCTGTGGGAGATGGTTCGTTTGGTCAACATGCTGATCGTCTTCCGCTTCATGCGCATTATCCCAGATATCAAG CTCATGGCTTTGGTTGCAAGCACGGTGTTGGACCTGGTGAAAAATCTTCGAGCCTTTGCAGGGATACTGGTG GTGGTGTACtatgtgtttgctgtgtttgggaTCTGGCTGTTTCAAGGAGCCATTAAACCTCCTCCAGAGATGAG TGTGATCTCCAATACCTCCATGGAGAAAATCACCTCCAACTTCAGTATGGAGTGTGGCACATATGAACAGCTCGAATACTGGCCAAACAACTTTGATGACTTTGCT gCATCCATCATTTTGCTGTATAATATCATGATAGTTAACAACTGGCAGGCCTTCATGGACGCATACAGTAGATACACCACAGA atgGGCCAAGGTCTACTTTGTGTGTTGGTGGCTCACCTCCTCTGTCATGTGGGTCAACTTGTTTGTGGCGCTCATCTTAGAG AACTTCACCTACAAGTGGGACCGGAGTCACAGCTGCTCTGTAACAGATGTTGAGAGAATCCGATATGAAACGTCCGTCCAGCTTATATTCAA GGAGCAAATCCAGGAGCCAACAGAGGAGGAGTTAGTTTGTCAACTACACCTACATCCCCACTTACACCTACActag
- the pop4 gene encoding ribonuclease P protein subunit p29 produces the protein MDEALVRTRIPQDLVKLLGVESQTSSKAEAFTQSFLKNCFQHHARHDLKNMLSHKAVVLGYSRPKKDQSKRSSKKAKGLNARQKRAMKIFQIKPQNQRYELFLPLHELWRQYIIDLCSGLKPTSSPQLVQQKLLKADFHGAIITVVRSKCPSYVGTTGILVQEFKHVFKMITKENRLKVIPKRNSVFAVEINGFISHIYGSKFEQRASERSAKKFKVRGTLDL, from the exons ATGGATG AAGCACTTGTTCGAACCAGGATTCCTCAAGACCTGGTGAAGCTACTTGGTGTTGAG TCTCAGACCAGCTCTAAAGCGGAGGCCTTCACCCAATCGTTCCTAAAAAACTGCTTTCAGCATCATGCACGACATGATTTGAAGAACATGTTGAGCCACAAGGCTGTGGTCCTGGGCTACTCCAGGCCCAAGAAGGACCAGTCAAAGAGGAGTAGTAAAAAAGCCAAAGGATTGAATGCTCGCCAGAAGAGGGCGATGAAGATCTTCCAGATCAAGCCTCAGAACCAGAG ATACGAGCTCTTCCTGCCCCTGCATGAGCTCTGGAGACAGTACATTATTGACCTGTGCAGTGGATTGAAACCAACAAG CAGTCCTCAGTTGGTGCAGCAGAAGCTTCTGAAGGCTGACTTCCATGGTGCCATCATCACAG TGGTCCGGTCGAAATGTCCATCATATGTGGGGACAACAGGGATTTTAGTCCAAGAATTCAAACATGTCTTCAAAATGATCACTAAGGAGAACAGACTGAAAG TGATCCCTAAGAGGAACAGTGTTTTTGCTGTGGAGATCAACGGCTTCATCTCTCACATCTATGGAAGTAAGTTTGAGCAGCGAGCCAGTGAGCGCTCCGCCAAGAAGTTTAAAGTGAGAGGAACTCTTGACTTGTGA